A portion of the Thunnus albacares chromosome 5, fThuAlb1.1, whole genome shotgun sequence genome contains these proteins:
- the gpr182 gene encoding G-protein coupled receptor 182 — protein sequence MSTSEHNRSLDFINGTPWFVFECSIDLDTDYRRIALFLLYLFVFMVGLLENLLVVWVNWRRRHTASGVLFCIINVSLSDLMVIVILPFFMMEVTMDKVWLWGRFLCRVTNLIYMINVYSSTFFLAFMTLERYLSLTRPSSLACFPVARGRRWALCGGLWLLSFFLALIENIHVDLLEWDEPGCYMLPEDNHTEWFVSVALLSLLFQFLGPAAVIITCNVLIAQAVQTTPDVQGRREVWLVHVYSVVFIMCWLPYHLVMFLMTIDDLNPYIFSCNAVEFLYFSFSVVQGLSLFHCVANPILYNFLSKSFRNNLISSVVNCIPKEVTADQAGAGTQPDAPNGGGGGMGKQKFSNASTSQSDVGS from the coding sequence ATGAGCACTTCCGAGCACAACCGCTCATTAGACTTCATAAATGGCACGCCGTGGTTTGTCTTCGAGTGCTCCATCGACCTCGATACAGACTACCGGCGCATCGCCCTCTTCCTGCTCTACCTTTTCGTCTTCATGGTGGGCCTCCTGGAGAACCTGCTGGTCGTCTGGGTCAACTGGCGTCGACGCCACACGGCCAGCGGCGTCCTCTTCTGCATCATCAACGTGAGCCTGTCGGACCTGATGGTGATCGTGATCCTGCCCTTCTTCATGATGGAGGTCACCATGGACAAGGTTTGGCTGTGGGGCCGCTTCCTCTGCAGGGTCACCAACCTCATCTATATGATCAATGTCTACAGCAGCACCTTCTTCTTGGCCTTCATGACCCTGGAGCGCTATCTGTCCCTGACCAGGCCCTCGTCCCTGGCATGCTTCCCCGTGGCGAGAGGGCGCCGCTGGGCGCTCTGCGGAGGCCTGTGGTTGCTCTCCTTCTTTCTGGCTCTGATAGAGAACATCCACGTGGATCTCCTGGAGTGGGACGAGCCAGGCTGTTACATGCTGCCCGAGGACAACCACACCGAATGGTTCGTCTCTGTGGCTTTACTCAGCCTGCTCTTCCAGTTCCTGGGCCCGGCCGCCGTCATCATCACCTGCAACGTGCTGATCGCCCAAGCCGTTCAAACGACACCGGACGTGCAGGGTCGACGGGAGGTGTGGCTGGTGCACGTGTACTCCGTGGTGTTTATCATGTGCTGGCTGCCCTACCACCTGGTCATGTTCCTGATGACCATAGATGACCTCAACCCTTACATCTTCAGCTGCAACGCGGTGGAATTCCTCTACTTCTCTTTCAGCGTGGTGCAGGGCCTGTCGCTTTTCCACTGCGTCGCCAACCCCATCCTTTACAACTTCCTCAGCAAGAGCTTCCGCAACAACCTGATCAGCTCTGTGGTGAACTGCATTCCCAAAGAGGTAACCGCAGACCAGGCGGGAGCGGGGACCCAGCCCGACGCTCCAAACGGAGGCGGGGGAGGCATGGGGAAGCAGAAGTTTAGTAACGCCAGCACCAGCCAGTCTGATGTGGGATCATAA